From Sceloporus undulatus isolate JIND9_A2432 ecotype Alabama chromosome 6, SceUnd_v1.1, whole genome shotgun sequence, one genomic window encodes:
- the LOC121935731 gene encoding olfactory receptor 11L1-like, producing MVNCSIISEFQFMGFQSLRGWQTPLFTVFLLIYMLTITGNVIIIAVVKLEPCLHSPMYSFLQNLSFLEIWYTTTIVPKMLSSLLIGNKAISFTGCMSQLYFFVFFGATECFLLSVMAYDRYLAICDPLHYTVAMNTQFCTHLAIGSWVSGLLTGLLPSLLISRLSFCSSNQINHFFCDIPPLLKLSCSDTSVTEIIIFALSVLVIFTCFLLTMVSYVFIIFTILKIPSASGKKKTFSTCGSHLAVVMIYYGTMMSMYIQPSASLSSDLNKVVSVFYTVVTPLLNPVIYSLRNNDFKEALRKLVKRKFAL from the coding sequence ATGGTTAACTGCAGCATCATATCTGAATTCCAGTTTATGGGATTCCAGAGCCTTCGTGGGTGGCAGACTCCACTCTTCACTGTGTTCTTACTTATCTACATGTTAACCATCACAGGCAATGTGATCATCATTGCAGTGGTCAAGCTGGAGCCCTGCCTGCACTCTCCTATGTACTCTTTCCTCCAAAATCTCTCCTTCCTAGAGATCTGGTACACAACCACTATTGTGCCCAAGATGCTCAGCAGCCTCCTCATAGGAAACAAGGCTATCTCCTTCACTGGGTGCATGTCCCAGCTCtacttctttgtcttctttgggGCAACAGAATGCTTTCTGCTGTCTGTGATGGCATATGATCGGTACTTGGCAATTTGTGACCCACTGCATTATACAGTAGCTATGAACACACAGTTTTGCACTCATTTGGCAATAGGGTCTTGGGTGAGTGGCCTCCTCACAGGATTGTTGCCATCTTTACTGATCTCCAGACTAAGTTTCTGTAGCTCCAATCAAATCAATCACTTCTTTTGTGATATCCCACCTTTGCTGAAGCTCTCTTGCTCTGACACTTCAGTCACTGAGATAATCATATTTGCACTCTCTGTATTAGTAATTTTCACTTGTTTTCTGCTTACCATGGTCTCTTACGTGTTCATTATCTTCACTATTTTGAAAATCCCCTCTgcttctggaaagaaaaaaacattttctaccTGTGGCTCACACTTGGCTGTGGTGATGATATATTATGGTACCATGATGTCTATGTATATCCAACCTAGTGCTAGCCTTTCTTCAGATCTCAATAAGGTAGTCTCTGTGTTTTACACTGTGGTAACACCACTTCTCAACCCTGTCATCTACAGTCTGAGAAATAATGATTTCAAGGAGGCTTTGCGGAAGTTGGTGAAAAGGAAATTTGCCTTAtag